In the genome of Tripterygium wilfordii isolate XIE 37 chromosome 19, ASM1340144v1, whole genome shotgun sequence, one region contains:
- the LOC119986287 gene encoding uncharacterized protein LOC119986287, with protein MALKWHLNSAFTTLGYPSSEGHVNHHHHHKESVKSSTINGLKCLKVEENKIEVVKREEYPNGFQMPLHYPRYKKVDYEKMEEWKVDMLLKEYGLSFKGTLDEKRSFAMGAFLWPDQL; from the coding sequence ATGGCTTTGAAGTGGCATCTTAATTCTGCTTTTACCACTTTAGGGTACCCTAGTAGTGAAGGGCATGtcaatcaccaccaccaccacaaagaGAGTGTGAAGAGTAGCACTATTAATGGGTTGAAGTGCTTGAAGGTGGAGGAGAACAAGATTGAAGTGGTGAAGAGAGAAGAATACCCAAATGGGTTCCAAATGCCACTTCACTATCCAAGGTACAAAAAAGTGGATTATGAGAAGATGGAGGAGTGGAAGGTTGATATGCTTCTCAAAGAGTATGGCCTTAGCTTTAAGGGTACTCTTGATGAGAAGAGGTCTTTTGCTATGGGAGCATTCCTTTGGCCTGATCAACTTTAA
- the LOC119985126 gene encoding mitochondrial import inner membrane translocase subunit TIM50-like — protein sequence MSSSLIPRRVVSAIISNSSKKCYNRRFLCSGVLSSPPKEPISSSQTVISDSPPPPPPTAPEVEPSAASSPLWRRAWDGFNNSSYWESTVWTLFKAGIITTVTGATVAAGYATYAYTLDEIDEKTKRLREPANQTLGNDASAIDKFQSFLSSTAKTVPAKAIEFYLDLRRVLEEQVRGYTEPTSDKLLPDLHPAEQHVFTLVLDLNETLLYSDWKRERGWRTFKRPGVEAFLEHMAKFYEIVVYSDQLNMYVDPVLERLDKNHCVRYRLSRDATKYMDGTHYRDLSKLNRDPRKIIYVSGHALESCLQRENCVPIKPYKLEGDDTALLDLIPFLEYVARSSPPDIRTVLESYQGKDISKEFIERSKDYQRRMQEQRQQGRLWRR from the exons ATGTCGTCTTCATTAATTCCTCGCCGTGTGGTTTCGGCGATTATTTCGAATTCCAGTAAGAAATGTTATAATCGGAGATTTCTTTGCTCCGGCGTGTTATCGAGCCCGCCGAAGGAGCCGATCAGTTCGTCGCAGACAGTTATCTCCGACTcacctccccctccccctccaaCGGCGCCGGAGGTGGAACCGTCTGCTGCTTCGAGTCCCCTGTGGAGAAGAGCGTGGGACGGTTTCAACAATTCGAGTTACTGGGAGAGCACAGTGTGGACCCTTTTCAAGGCCGGAATTATTACCACTGTTACGGGGGCCACTGTTGCTGCTGGTTATGCAACTTATG CTTACACATTGGATGAAATAGATGAGAAGACTAAGAGGCTGAGGGAGCCGGCAAATCAAACCCTTGGAAATGATGCTTCTGccattgat AAATTTCAGAGTTTCCTATCCTCGACTGCAAAGACAG TTCCTGCTAAAGCAATTGAATTTTACTTGGATCTGAGGAGGGTATTGGAAGAACAAGTTCGA GGCTATACTGAACCGACTTCTGATAAGCTTCTTCCAGATTTGCATCCTGCGGAGCAACATGTTTTTACGCTTGTTCTAGATCTAAACGAGACATTACTTTATAGCGATTGGAAG CGTGAAAGAGGCTGGCGGACATTCAAAAGACCCGGAGTTGAGGCATTCTTGGAACATATGGCCAAGTTTTACGAAATTGTCGTGTACTCTGACCAGCTTAACATG TATGTTGATCCTGTTCTTGAAAGGTTGGATAAGAACCACTGTGTACGGTATCGGCTATCAAGGGATGCTACAAAGTATATGGATGGCACACATTACAGG GATCTTTCAAAGCTTAACAGAGATCCAAGAAAGATTATATATGTGAGTGGCCATGCACTGGAAAGTTGCCTTCAGCGAGAAAACTGTGTACCAATAAAGCCTTACAAGCTTGAGGGAGATGATACAGCACTTTTGGATCTTATTCCATTTCTTGAAT ATGTTGCTCGCAGTAGCCCGCCCGATATCAGAACAGTTTTAGAATCATATCAAGGGAAAGACATTTCGAAAGAGTTCATTGAGCGGTCCAAGGACTACCAGAG GAGAATGCAAGAACAAAGGCAGCAAGGTCGTCTCTGGCGTCGGTGA
- the LOC119985239 gene encoding zinc transporter 2-like isoform X1, producing the protein MPRFLLLVSLVFCLILCVAAHGGGHDDDDEAAGGGDDHPDLRARPLVLVKIWCLILVFIGTFVGGVSPYFLKWNEGFLVVGTQFAGGVFLGTALMHFLSDANETFEDLTPKAYPFAFMLACAGYLLTMLADCLIGYVYGRGMGKENGDLELQGGFQQGEGSSNDTTQRSLSKGDPAHSSLSTLSSVGDSILLIIALCFHSVFEGIAIGVAETEADAWKALWTISLHKIFAAVAMGIALLRMIPNRPLLSCVGYAFAFAISSPVGVAIGIIIDATTQGAVADWIYAISMGIACGVFIYVSINHLLSKGYTPQNAVSVDIRHHKFLAVALGVGVIAVVMIWDT; encoded by the exons ATGCCAAGATTTCTCTTGTTGGTTTCCCTTGTCTTCTGTCTCATCCTCTGTGTCGCCGCCCATGGAGGTggccatgatgatgatgatgaggcaGCCGGCGGTGGCGATGACCATCCCGATCTTAGAGCAAGACCCTTAGTTTTGGTGAAGATATGGTGTTTGATATTAGTCTTCATAGGGACTTTCGTAGGTGGGGTGTCACCATATTTTCTGAAATGGAATGAGGGGTTTTTGGTGGTTGGAACCCAATTTGCAGGTGGGGTTTTTTTGGGCACTGCTTTGATGCACTTCTTGAGTGATGCAAATGAGACTTTTGAGGATTTGACCCCCAAAGCATATCCATTTGCTTTCATGTTGGCTTGTGCTGGGTACTTGTTGACTATGTTGGCTGATTGTCTGATTGGATATGTGTATGGGAGAGGCATGGGGAAAGAAAATGGTGACTTGGAGCTTCAAG GAGGTTTTCAGCAGGGAGAAGGCAGTAGCAACGACACAACTCAGCGATCGCTCTCTAAG GGTGATCCCGCGCATTCTTCACTTTCAACTCTAAGTTCGGTTGGGGATAGTATTCTGTTGATCATTGCCTTGTGCTTCCACTCTGTGTTTGAAGGCATTGCAATTGGTGTAGCAGAGACCGAAGCTGATGCTTGGAAAGCTCTATGGACAATCAGTCTGCACAAGATATTTGCAGCAGTTGCAATGGGAATAGCTCTTCTTCGGATGATCCCCAATCGCCCCCTCTTATCGTGTGTAGGATACGCCTTTGCGTTTGCCATTTCAAGTCCTGTTGGCGTCGCCATTGGTATCATAATCGATGCCACGACTCAAGGTGCTGTTGCAGACTGGATCTATGCCATATCCATGGGGATTGCTTGCGGGGTTTTCATTTACGTGTCAATAAACCATCTTCTTTCCAAAGGTTACACACCCCAAAATGCAGTTTCAGTTGACATTCGCCATCACAAGTTCTTGGCTGTAGCGCTGGGTGTTGGAGTGATCGCTGTCGTGATGATCTGGGATACTTGA
- the LOC119985239 gene encoding zinc transporter 2-like isoform X2, with translation MPRFLLLVSLVFCLILCVAAHGGGHDDDDEAAGGGDDHPDLRARPLVLVKIWCLILVFIGTFVGGVSPYFLKWNEGFLVVGTQFAGGVFLGTALMHFLSDANETFEDLTPKAYPFAFMLACAGYLLTMLADCLIGYVYGRGMGKENGDLELQGFQQGEGSSNDTTQRSLSKGDPAHSSLSTLSSVGDSILLIIALCFHSVFEGIAIGVAETEADAWKALWTISLHKIFAAVAMGIALLRMIPNRPLLSCVGYAFAFAISSPVGVAIGIIIDATTQGAVADWIYAISMGIACGVFIYVSINHLLSKGYTPQNAVSVDIRHHKFLAVALGVGVIAVVMIWDT, from the exons ATGCCAAGATTTCTCTTGTTGGTTTCCCTTGTCTTCTGTCTCATCCTCTGTGTCGCCGCCCATGGAGGTggccatgatgatgatgatgaggcaGCCGGCGGTGGCGATGACCATCCCGATCTTAGAGCAAGACCCTTAGTTTTGGTGAAGATATGGTGTTTGATATTAGTCTTCATAGGGACTTTCGTAGGTGGGGTGTCACCATATTTTCTGAAATGGAATGAGGGGTTTTTGGTGGTTGGAACCCAATTTGCAGGTGGGGTTTTTTTGGGCACTGCTTTGATGCACTTCTTGAGTGATGCAAATGAGACTTTTGAGGATTTGACCCCCAAAGCATATCCATTTGCTTTCATGTTGGCTTGTGCTGGGTACTTGTTGACTATGTTGGCTGATTGTCTGATTGGATATGTGTATGGGAGAGGCATGGGGAAAGAAAATGGTGACTTGGAGCTTCAAG GTTTTCAGCAGGGAGAAGGCAGTAGCAACGACACAACTCAGCGATCGCTCTCTAAG GGTGATCCCGCGCATTCTTCACTTTCAACTCTAAGTTCGGTTGGGGATAGTATTCTGTTGATCATTGCCTTGTGCTTCCACTCTGTGTTTGAAGGCATTGCAATTGGTGTAGCAGAGACCGAAGCTGATGCTTGGAAAGCTCTATGGACAATCAGTCTGCACAAGATATTTGCAGCAGTTGCAATGGGAATAGCTCTTCTTCGGATGATCCCCAATCGCCCCCTCTTATCGTGTGTAGGATACGCCTTTGCGTTTGCCATTTCAAGTCCTGTTGGCGTCGCCATTGGTATCATAATCGATGCCACGACTCAAGGTGCTGTTGCAGACTGGATCTATGCCATATCCATGGGGATTGCTTGCGGGGTTTTCATTTACGTGTCAATAAACCATCTTCTTTCCAAAGGTTACACACCCCAAAATGCAGTTTCAGTTGACATTCGCCATCACAAGTTCTTGGCTGTAGCGCTGGGTGTTGGAGTGATCGCTGTCGTGATGATCTGGGATACTTGA
- the LOC119985715 gene encoding uncharacterized protein LOC119985715, whose translation MAGIAIILDLLRKNPSFYSTQSVHSSGFFSATAAAASIGASAPFASRFLFGYPKTQVAYCDAGVGFPDDYISNIRRASSNLFQQDALKYSTKEYNIVLKPLFSAFEVRALAITSLRSFLMYYLPLLEPTNTEEDDDDFLQDTLEERHLDLVVPFKKSVKQIIRETTIVTTRRILERIAVHYVSQRMACKLLKDVPKSATRKAQRGIPTSVYIYRVSKTTFRGYLLGVAAAWLVQVGIEIYRFFSRIIKSDKESDQVDKSEQVKVLGKRVSCVTIRCGASLVFASIGAGIGAVLIRPSLGQWIGCAVGDLAGPVIVSFSLGKLLHVDL comes from the exons ATGGCGGGTATAGCTATAATCTTAGATTTGTTGAGGAAAAATCCCAGCTTTTACTCAACCCAGAGCGTTCACTCTTCTGGGTTCTTCTCAGCCACCGCTGCCGCCGCATCCATCGGCGCCAGCGCGCCCTTTGCATCTAGGTTCCTCTTCGG ATATCCCAAGACCCAAGTTGCTTATTGCGATGCTGGTGTTGGATTCCCTGATGATTACATTTCTAATATTCGAAGAGCGTCAAGCAATCTCTTTCAGCAAGATGCTTTGAAATACAGTACTAAGGAATACAATATTGTGTTGAAACCTTTGTTTTCAGCTTTTGAAGTGAGGGCACTTGCCATTACATCCTTGAGATCATTTTTGATGTACTATTTACCTCTTCTTGAGCCCACAAATACAGAGGAGGATGACGATGACTTCCTCCAGGACACCCTAGAAGAGCGCCATCTAGATTTAGTTGTTCCCTTCAAAAAGTCAGTGAAGCAAATCATCCGTGAG ACAACCATTGTTACTACAAGAAGAATTCTGGAAAGAATTGCTGTCCATTATGTTTCACAGAGAATGGCATGTAAACTTCTTAAAG ATGTCCCTAAATCAGCCACGCGCAAGGCACAGAGAGGAATCCCTACTTCAGTTTACATATACAGGGTTAGCAAAACAACATTCAGAG GATATCTTCTCGGAGTTGCAGCGGCATGGTTAGTCCAAGTTGGTATTGAAATCTACCGATTCTTCTCTCGTATAATCAAATCTGACAAAGAAAGCGATCAAGTTGATAAATCAGAACAAGTTAAAGTTCTTGGGAAAAGGGTTTCTTGTGTTACTATCAGGTGTGGTGCATCACTAGTTTTTGCTTCCATTGGAGCTGGAATTGGTGCTGTTCTCATTCGCCCTTCACTCGGTCAATGGATTG GATGTGCGGTTGGGGATTTGGCAGGACCTGTTATTGTATCATTTAGTCTTGGCAAACTTCTTCATGTGGATCTCTAG
- the LOC119985713 gene encoding DNA-dependent metalloprotease WSS1 isoform X2 yields MDLGDLNKVWEVRALKRKPADEEARKMLEKIAKQVQPIMRKHKWRVKLLSEFCPNNPSLLGLNVGGGVEVKLRLRRPNRDWDFFPYDQVLDTMLHELCHNVHGPHNAQFYKLWDELRKECEELISKGVTGTGEGFDLPGRRLGGFSRQPPLSSLHRTALAAAENRARLGSLMPSGPRRLGGDSTIKDVLSPIQAAAMAAERRLQDDIWCGSHSSEVSEEVESVSDISEDVIHVGQHSGSSRQHSISSANALDATSQKRNRESDYSALSSGSIKSPDATQNQEKADMWQCAACTLLNPALAPICELCGTQKPKEFSMKYKTWSCKFCTLENNVKLDKCSACDQWRYSYGAPISTRSPNVGT; encoded by the exons ATGGATTTGGGTGATCTTAACAAAGTATGGGAAGTCAGAGCCTTGAAGAGGAAACCAGCAGACGAGGAGGCCAGGAAGATGTTAGAGAAAATAGCCAAACAGGTCCAACCCATTATGCGTAAACACAAATGGAGGGTCAAGCTTCTCTCCGAGTTTTG TCCAAACAATCCATCTCTGCTGGGGCTGAATGTAGGGGGAGGTGTGGAAGTGAAGCTAAGACTTCGGAGGCCTAACAGGGATTGGGATTTCTTTCCTTATGATCAAGTTCTGGACACAATGCTGCATGAGCTTTGCCATAATGTGCATGGACCTcataatgctcagttctacaaGCTCTGGGATGAACTCAGAAAG GAATGTGAGGAGCTTATTTCCAAGGGAGTGACTGGCACTGGAGAAGGGTTTGATCTTCCAGGGAGGCGTTTGGGTGGGTTTTCTCGTCAACCTCCCCTTTCATCCCTTCATAGAACTGCACTCGCTGCTGCTGAGAATAGAGCCCGTTTGGGTTCATTAATGCCATCCGGACCTAGAAGGCTCGGAGGAGATAGCACCATTAAGGATGTGCTCAGTCCAATACAAGCAGCTGCAATGGCTGCAGAGAGGAGATTACAGGATGATATCTGGTGTGGTTCTCACTCTTCTGAGGTTTCTGAGGAGGTAGAAAGTGTATCTGATATCTCAGAAGATGTCATACATGTGGGGCAACATTCAGGAAGCTCAAGGCAACATAGCATTTCTAGTGCTAACGCTTTGGATGCAACATCTCAAAAAAGAAACCGTGAATCTGATTACAG TGCCTTATCTTCTGGGTCCATTAAAAGTCCTGATGCAactcaaaatcaagagaaagctgATATGTGGCAGTGTGCAGCATGCACTCTACTGAATCCT GCATTAGCCCCAATATGCGAGCTGTGTGGCACACAGAAGCCCAAAGAGTTCTCTATGAAGTACAAGACATGGTCCTGCAAATTCTGTACCTTGGAAAACAATGTGAAGTTGGATAAATGCTCAGCGTGCGATCAATGGAGATATTCATACGGGGCACCCATTTCAACCCGATCACCCAATGTTGGCACATGA
- the LOC119985713 gene encoding DNA-dependent metalloprotease WSS1 isoform X1, which yields MDLGDLNKVWEVRALKRKPADEEARKMLEKIAKQVQPIMRKHKWRVKLLSEFCPNNPSLLGLNVGGGVEVKLRLRRPNRDWDFFPYDQVLDTMLHELCHNVHGPHNAQFYKLWDELRKECEELISKGVTGTGEGFDLPGRRLGGFSRQPPLSSLHRTALAAAENRARLGSLMPSGPRRLGGDSTIKDVLSPIQAAAMAAERRLQDDIWCGSHSSEVSEEVESVSDISEDVIHVGQHSGSSRQHSISSANALDATSQKRNRESDYRSCSKSSSDCMGSNFVDLSVDASISGSSLDYETNAKKRSCKSLGTSISKSNNHLKPGFVDLSSALSSGSIKSPDATQNQEKADMWQCAACTLLNPALAPICELCGTQKPKEFSMKYKTWSCKFCTLENNVKLDKCSACDQWRYSYGAPISTRSPNVGT from the exons ATGGATTTGGGTGATCTTAACAAAGTATGGGAAGTCAGAGCCTTGAAGAGGAAACCAGCAGACGAGGAGGCCAGGAAGATGTTAGAGAAAATAGCCAAACAGGTCCAACCCATTATGCGTAAACACAAATGGAGGGTCAAGCTTCTCTCCGAGTTTTG TCCAAACAATCCATCTCTGCTGGGGCTGAATGTAGGGGGAGGTGTGGAAGTGAAGCTAAGACTTCGGAGGCCTAACAGGGATTGGGATTTCTTTCCTTATGATCAAGTTCTGGACACAATGCTGCATGAGCTTTGCCATAATGTGCATGGACCTcataatgctcagttctacaaGCTCTGGGATGAACTCAGAAAG GAATGTGAGGAGCTTATTTCCAAGGGAGTGACTGGCACTGGAGAAGGGTTTGATCTTCCAGGGAGGCGTTTGGGTGGGTTTTCTCGTCAACCTCCCCTTTCATCCCTTCATAGAACTGCACTCGCTGCTGCTGAGAATAGAGCCCGTTTGGGTTCATTAATGCCATCCGGACCTAGAAGGCTCGGAGGAGATAGCACCATTAAGGATGTGCTCAGTCCAATACAAGCAGCTGCAATGGCTGCAGAGAGGAGATTACAGGATGATATCTGGTGTGGTTCTCACTCTTCTGAGGTTTCTGAGGAGGTAGAAAGTGTATCTGATATCTCAGAAGATGTCATACATGTGGGGCAACATTCAGGAAGCTCAAGGCAACATAGCATTTCTAGTGCTAACGCTTTGGATGCAACATCTCAAAAAAGAAACCGTGAATCTGATTACAGGTCATGTTCTAAATCTTCTAGTGATTGCATGGGTTCTAATTTCGTGGACCTGTCTGTGGATGCTTCAATATCTGGATCTTCTTTAGATTATGAAACAAATGCTAAAAAAAGAAGCTGTAAATCATTAGGCACttcaatttcaaaatcaaataatcaTCTGAAGCCTGGTTTTGTGGATTTATCCAGTGCCTTATCTTCTGGGTCCATTAAAAGTCCTGATGCAactcaaaatcaagagaaagctgATATGTGGCAGTGTGCAGCATGCACTCTACTGAATCCT GCATTAGCCCCAATATGCGAGCTGTGTGGCACACAGAAGCCCAAAGAGTTCTCTATGAAGTACAAGACATGGTCCTGCAAATTCTGTACCTTGGAAAACAATGTGAAGTTGGATAAATGCTCAGCGTGCGATCAATGGAGATATTCATACGGGGCACCCATTTCAACCCGATCACCCAATGTTGGCACATGA